The following proteins are co-located in the Spirosoma montaniterrae genome:
- a CDS encoding LytR/AlgR family response regulator transcription factor has translation MTLRCLLVDDEPPALEVIESYIEMIDGLEVVGKCSNAVQAFSRLQETSADSVPVDLIFLDIKMPKLLGTDFLRSLRQPPKVIFTTAYRDYALDGYELDIVDYLLKPISFERFLRAVSKVMKTETIASVSSPLPALPTDKTVSLTPSNAFLYFRADRKMVKVFTHEIVYVESLKDYVKIVTTAGKPLIVKQSITSVEAMLPEDDFVRIHRSFIVALDKIRAYTPTHIDIEGLELPIGRLYQKDVGRVLKSD, from the coding sequence ATGACCCTACGCTGCCTTTTAGTGGATGATGAACCGCCCGCCCTGGAAGTGATCGAGTCGTACATCGAGATGATCGACGGGCTGGAAGTCGTCGGGAAGTGTTCCAATGCCGTTCAGGCGTTCAGCCGCTTGCAGGAAACATCGGCAGACAGCGTTCCGGTCGATCTGATATTTCTGGACATCAAGATGCCGAAGCTGCTCGGTACAGATTTTCTGCGGAGCCTGCGACAACCGCCCAAAGTCATTTTCACGACTGCCTACCGCGATTACGCGCTGGATGGTTACGAATTGGATATAGTCGATTATCTGCTGAAACCCATCTCGTTCGAGCGGTTTCTGCGGGCGGTATCGAAGGTTATGAAAACCGAAACCATTGCGTCGGTAAGTAGCCCGCTGCCCGCTCTGCCAACCGATAAGACGGTCAGTCTGACCCCCAGCAACGCTTTTCTCTACTTCCGCGCCGACCGTAAAATGGTGAAAGTTTTCACGCACGAAATTGTTTACGTCGAGAGCCTGAAGGATTACGTCAAGATTGTCACGACGGCGGGTAAACCACTGATTGTCAAACAAAGTATCACTTCTGTAGAGGCCATGCTTCCCGAAGACGATTTCGTGCGCATCCACCGCTCGTTTATCGTAGCGTTAGACAAAATCAGGGCATATACGCCAACGCACATCGACATCGAGGGGCTGGAATTACCTATCGGACGGTTGTATCAGAAGGATGTAGGGCGCGTACTGAAGAGCGATTAG
- a CDS encoding Nramp family divalent metal transporter gives MSSLDRYTLTPDRIRAAPTTIRGQLRHLGPGFILSAAIVGSGELIATTALGAKAGFITFWVILVSCFVKVALQVEFGKNAIYSGLPTMQSLNRLPGLRLGRGHWTIWLWLSLQLLKVLQVGGIVGGVALVLNMGFPAVPVWTWAVLSAASAGWLIYGGRYGWVERGSLLMIMGFTALILLSLTLLQQTEYAISGANLVSGLTFSLPPATVGVALAAFGITGVGGDEIMYYTYWCIEKGYAGYTGPYENSTEWRNRARGWIRVMTLDALCSMVVYTVVTAAFYLLGASLLHEQGQVPEGYAMVETLSRLFTVTLGPGAKIMFLVGAFFVLYSTLFTATASWVRIFADAFGQLGWVNFADVASRSRVMATLSWAFPALWCILFLFIKLPVLMILLGGIATSVLLLVVVYAALHFRYRQLPVNLKPSALYDLWLWASVAAILGVSVYGVWQVT, from the coding sequence ATGAGTTCATTGGACCGCTACACGCTTACCCCCGACCGCATCCGGGCGGCACCCACCACCATACGCGGCCAACTGCGGCACCTCGGCCCCGGCTTCATTTTGTCGGCGGCTATTGTTGGCTCCGGTGAGCTGATTGCCACCACGGCATTAGGTGCTAAAGCCGGCTTCATCACGTTTTGGGTTATTTTGGTTAGTTGCTTCGTAAAAGTGGCCTTACAGGTGGAGTTTGGTAAAAACGCTATTTACAGCGGCCTCCCAACCATGCAGTCGCTCAACCGGCTGCCGGGGCTGCGGCTGGGGCGCGGCCACTGGACAATCTGGCTGTGGCTGAGTCTGCAACTGCTCAAAGTTTTACAGGTCGGCGGTATTGTGGGCGGGGTGGCTCTGGTGCTGAATATGGGCTTTCCGGCGGTGCCGGTATGGACCTGGGCCGTGCTGTCGGCAGCTTCGGCGGGGTGGCTCATCTACGGCGGTCGCTACGGCTGGGTTGAGCGCGGTTCGCTGCTGATGATTATGGGTTTCACCGCCCTGATTCTGCTGTCGCTGACCTTGTTGCAACAAACCGAATACGCCATTAGCGGGGCCAATCTGGTGTCGGGGCTAACGTTTTCGCTGCCGCCCGCTACGGTGGGTGTAGCCTTAGCCGCATTCGGCATCACGGGCGTTGGGGGCGACGAAATCATGTACTACACGTACTGGTGTATCGAAAAAGGCTACGCAGGGTATACCGGACCCTACGAAAACTCGACCGAGTGGCGCAATCGGGCGCGGGGCTGGATTCGGGTCATGACGCTCGATGCACTTTGTTCGATGGTCGTGTACACCGTTGTTACGGCAGCGTTCTACCTGCTGGGGGCGTCGCTGCTGCACGAGCAGGGGCAAGTACCCGAAGGCTATGCGATGGTCGAAACGCTGTCGCGGCTGTTTACCGTCACGCTGGGGCCGGGCGCAAAAATCATGTTTTTAGTCGGTGCTTTTTTTGTGCTGTATTCTACCCTGTTTACGGCTACGGCAAGCTGGGTGCGAATTTTTGCCGATGCGTTCGGGCAATTAGGCTGGGTCAATTTCGCCGACGTTGCGTCGCGCAGCCGGGTTATGGCTACACTCTCATGGGCGTTTCCGGCCTTGTGGTGCATCCTGTTTCTGTTTATCAAACTGCCCGTTCTGATGATTCTGCTGGGCGGCATTGCCACGTCGGTTTTATTATTGGTGGTGGTCTATGCGGCTCTGCATTTCCGCTACCGGCAACTACCGGTCAATCTGAAGCCGTCGGCACTCTACGATCTGTGGTTGTGGGCAAGCGTAGCGGCTATTCTGGGCGTCAGTGTGTACGGCGTCTGGCAGGTTACGTAA
- a CDS encoding sensor histidine kinase has protein sequence MQLLTNEFVFSDKPRHWLARHGLFWVVWLVYFMITYSFLPAAFLLRQGVSWPIAYAKGFTLALIDAVLFMPAHMLFTYSILYWLLPRFVIKGRYEWGFICLVAILLCTAVTSAILSIYVVDPIRAFFGAPMSRSTFVGAIMAGMRGGTTIGGFAAAIRLAKVWYLKQQAYQQIEREKLQAELQLLKSQVHPHFLFNTLNNLYALTLRKADNSPTVVLKLSELLSYMLYDCNATEVLLEKEIQFMRNYIGLEQLRYGDRLDMSVQITGNYHDKLIAPLLLVPFLENAFKHGTSEQLEQSWMHLDLSVQDTTLKFKLINSRETAEHDESYVGGIGLRNVQKRLRLLYPDRHDLRLTAEPETFMVMLTLDLSSAPKPTASPVFAVEEVH, from the coding sequence ATGCAACTGTTAACCAACGAGTTTGTCTTTTCCGATAAGCCCCGGCACTGGCTGGCCCGGCACGGTTTGTTCTGGGTGGTATGGTTGGTCTATTTCATGATTACCTACAGCTTTCTGCCCGCTGCTTTTCTGCTTCGTCAGGGAGTTAGCTGGCCTATAGCGTATGCCAAAGGGTTTACGCTGGCCTTAATCGATGCAGTGTTGTTCATGCCTGCTCACATGCTGTTTACGTATAGCATTCTATACTGGCTTTTGCCCCGGTTCGTAATCAAAGGTCGGTATGAATGGGGCTTCATCTGTCTGGTAGCCATTCTGCTATGTACAGCCGTTACGTCGGCAATACTCTCGATCTACGTAGTTGATCCCATCCGGGCGTTCTTCGGTGCGCCTATGTCGCGCAGTACGTTTGTTGGTGCCATCATGGCCGGTATGCGGGGAGGTACTACCATTGGCGGTTTTGCGGCTGCTATTCGGCTGGCGAAGGTCTGGTATCTGAAGCAGCAGGCGTATCAGCAGATCGAGCGCGAGAAGCTACAGGCCGAGCTACAGTTGCTCAAGTCGCAGGTGCATCCGCATTTTCTGTTCAATACGCTCAATAATCTCTACGCACTCACCCTCCGCAAGGCCGATAACTCGCCTACGGTAGTGCTGAAACTGTCGGAATTGCTCAGCTATATGCTCTACGACTGTAACGCGACCGAGGTGCTGCTGGAAAAAGAGATTCAGTTTATGCGCAACTACATCGGGCTGGAACAACTGCGTTACGGCGACCGGCTCGATATGTCGGTGCAGATTACGGGCAATTATCACGACAAACTGATTGCCCCGCTGCTACTCGTGCCGTTCCTGGAGAATGCGTTCAAACATGGCACGAGCGAACAGTTGGAGCAGTCCTGGATGCACCTCGATCTGTCGGTGCAGGATACAACGCTCAAGTTTAAGCTGATTAACAGCCGCGAAACCGCCGAACACGACGAGTCCTATGTGGGCGGTATTGGCCTGCGAAACGTACAGAAACGCCTTCGGTTGCTTTATCCCGACCGGCACGACCTGCGGTTAACAGCCGAACCCGAAACGTTCATGGTCATGCTCACGTTAGACCTGTCGTCTGCCCCAAAACCGACCGCTTCGCCCGTCTTTGCTGTCGAAGAAGTTCATTAA
- a CDS encoding PAS domain-containing sensor histidine kinase, whose translation MTSFPIHLTDSLPFLKRLFDFLPVPIILSHYDGDLAIHLHLNKKFGEIIGYTLDEIPTMREWYKQAYAEPEEQETMIREWNRRTHRMYAIGSEFIEPIRACVRCKDGKKRWFEIESGVWIDTIALTTFVDIDDLTRQREHLEQLNSAKDKLFSIISHDFRAPLARLQQVLAQVETDPSQVTKFFDYLPVINHQLTQVYLILDNLLVWASAQLMHREPRPMRIDFLHIIESSLSLLQGQWQQKKIQLSLEERQPVLVWVDYDMINIALRNIINNAIKFTPAGKSIYVRYYVQPPFAYVDVTDTGIGMPADLVHRILRREIGSTRPGTADEKGTGLGLAFSQEMIEANGGTFHLKSVENEGSVVGFSIPLAK comes from the coding sequence ATGACCAGTTTTCCGATTCATCTGACCGATAGCCTGCCTTTTCTGAAACGGCTATTCGATTTTCTGCCTGTGCCAATTATTTTATCGCACTACGATGGCGATCTGGCTATTCATCTTCATCTAAACAAGAAATTTGGAGAAATTATCGGCTATACCCTTGACGAAATACCGACCATGCGCGAGTGGTATAAACAGGCGTATGCGGAACCGGAAGAGCAGGAAACCATGATTCGGGAGTGGAACAGGCGTACTCATCGAATGTATGCGATTGGCTCTGAGTTTATTGAACCCATACGCGCCTGTGTCCGCTGCAAAGACGGTAAAAAACGCTGGTTCGAAATTGAAAGTGGCGTCTGGATCGACACGATTGCGCTGACCACTTTTGTCGACATTGACGATTTGACGCGTCAGCGAGAGCATCTCGAACAGCTCAATTCGGCCAAAGACAAACTCTTTTCCATTATCTCGCACGATTTTCGGGCACCATTGGCCCGCCTGCAACAGGTACTGGCCCAGGTTGAAACCGACCCGAGTCAGGTGACGAAATTCTTTGATTATCTGCCCGTAATAAATCATCAGTTAACTCAGGTGTATCTGATTCTCGATAACCTGCTGGTATGGGCATCGGCCCAGTTGATGCACCGCGAACCCCGGCCCATGCGTATCGACTTTCTGCACATCATTGAGTCGAGTCTGAGTTTATTGCAGGGGCAGTGGCAGCAGAAAAAAATACAGCTTTCGTTAGAGGAACGGCAGCCGGTGCTGGTATGGGTAGATTATGACATGATTAACATTGCCCTCCGCAACATCATCAACAATGCCATCAAGTTTACGCCCGCAGGGAAGTCAATTTATGTTCGATACTACGTGCAGCCGCCTTTTGCCTATGTCGACGTGACCGATACGGGCATTGGTATGCCTGCCGACCTGGTTCACCGTATTCTGCGCCGGGAAATTGGCAGCACCCGGCCCGGTACCGCCGACGAAAAAGGGACGGGACTGGGTCTGGCTTTTTCGCAGGAAATGATCGAAGCCAATGGCGGGACTTTTCACCTGAAATCAGTAGAAAACGAGGGAAGTGTCGTTGGGTTTTCGATACCCTTAGCGAAATGA
- a CDS encoding glycoside hydrolase family 2 protein has protein sequence MDSTTLNYALTECREETSSSLPPALPSADDLPRAVRRPDAFHLLDGEWQFALDPDNRGTLENWHLGHDYTRTALWPGSIEEHMAEAKDTPLPAWQDSVVAWYERTFTLPDELNGTSSHSLYQLTFGACGYETRVWLNGQPLETIEGEKVHYGEYTSFSFELEPNLLRPVNRLTVRIADSMDAEIPRGKQESHVYKRGGIWYQTYTGAVRSVWIETVGRNRLRSRVGVVSVTEDELMRVNLTTRIHDPGQYTIRLDVFDSDAPANALPLATSDFPIRLDAGQKMQRLVIHVPGVELWSPESPKLYRLVGKLIDGGGYTNQIEAHVGLRKIEARGSGVYLNGRSVYLDGILYQPGTATFEEMQRHFVAMKELGCNLVRVHIAGVDPRLYKLADEMGLLLWVEVPSPHSSTARSRENHRAELLRMLALMETHPSIIIWSLYNEDWGAQDIATNAVTRQYIANLYHHMQIHHPQFLVVDNDGWHHVSHEGRLKSDLLTAHLYTPDPGHWRNLLDRLTQGELEGVAAFPLVVGDPFFYRRQVPLLVSEWGGFGFANYGGPTDADDRTDRIRLFKRELRERPIAGDVYTQATNIEDERNGLIDFHTGELLVPAGLLRSGS, from the coding sequence ATGGACTCAACGACACTGAACTACGCCCTGACCGAATGCCGCGAAGAAACGTCTTCGTCATTACCGCCAGCCCTGCCTTCTGCCGACGATCTGCCCCGTGCCGTTCGTCGGCCCGATGCGTTTCATTTGCTCGATGGCGAATGGCAATTTGCTCTTGACCCCGACAACCGGGGAACGCTCGAAAACTGGCACCTCGGCCACGACTATACCCGAACGGCACTGTGGCCCGGATCTATTGAAGAACACATGGCCGAAGCGAAAGATACTCCGCTTCCTGCCTGGCAAGACAGCGTTGTTGCGTGGTATGAGCGCACTTTCACCCTGCCCGACGAACTGAACGGTACCAGTAGCCATAGCCTGTATCAACTTACGTTTGGTGCCTGCGGCTACGAAACCCGCGTCTGGCTCAACGGGCAACCACTCGAAACAATTGAGGGCGAAAAAGTGCATTACGGCGAGTACACGTCGTTCTCGTTTGAACTGGAACCGAACCTGTTACGGCCCGTCAATCGCCTGACGGTACGTATCGCCGATTCGATGGACGCCGAAATTCCGCGCGGCAAACAGGAGTCGCACGTATACAAACGGGGGGGCATCTGGTATCAGACCTATACCGGAGCCGTGCGGAGCGTCTGGATCGAAACCGTGGGGCGCAACCGCCTGCGCTCGCGGGTGGGCGTGGTTAGCGTAACCGAAGACGAGCTGATGCGGGTAAACCTGACGACGCGCATTCACGACCCCGGCCAGTATACCATTCGGCTCGATGTTTTCGACTCCGATGCACCCGCCAACGCGCTGCCCCTTGCTACGTCCGACTTCCCGATTCGGCTCGATGCAGGGCAAAAAATGCAGCGGCTGGTCATCCACGTGCCCGGCGTTGAGCTGTGGTCGCCCGAATCGCCGAAGCTGTATCGGTTAGTCGGCAAACTTATCGATGGTGGCGGCTACACCAATCAGATTGAAGCGCACGTAGGGCTACGCAAGATCGAAGCGCGGGGTTCTGGCGTGTACCTGAACGGCAGGTCGGTGTATCTGGATGGCATTCTGTATCAGCCCGGTACGGCTACATTCGAGGAAATGCAGCGGCATTTTGTGGCGATGAAAGAATTAGGCTGTAACCTTGTGCGGGTGCACATTGCCGGGGTCGACCCGCGCCTGTACAAACTGGCCGATGAGATGGGGTTGCTGTTGTGGGTGGAGGTGCCAAGCCCGCATTCGTCAACGGCCCGCAGCCGCGAAAACCACCGGGCCGAACTGCTGCGAATGCTGGCCCTGATGGAAACGCATCCGTCTATTATTATCTGGAGCCTGTATAACGAGGACTGGGGCGCGCAGGATATTGCCACCAACGCTGTAACGCGGCAGTATATCGCCAATCTTTACCACCACATGCAAATTCACCATCCGCAGTTTTTAGTAGTCGATAATGACGGATGGCACCATGTTTCGCACGAGGGGCGGCTTAAGTCAGATTTGCTTACGGCTCACCTTTACACGCCCGACCCCGGCCACTGGCGCAACCTGCTCGACCGCCTGACACAAGGCGAACTGGAGGGTGTAGCCGCATTTCCGCTTGTTGTGGGTGATCCTTTTTTTTACCGGCGACAGGTGCCGTTGCTCGTGAGTGAATGGGGTGGATTCGGGTTTGCCAATTACGGTGGCCCTACCGATGCCGACGACCGTACCGACCGCATCCGGCTGTTCAAGAGGGAGTTGCGGGAACGACCCATCGCCGGTGACGTATATACGCAGGCCACCAATATCGAAGATGAGCGCAATGGCCTGATCGACTTCCACACGGGCGAGCTACTGGTGCCTGCTGGCCTGCTGAGGTCGGGAAGTTAA
- the nfi gene encoding deoxyribonuclease V (cleaves DNA at apurinic or apyrimidinic sites) — MASYELLHPWTDISPADAVALQQQLRSQVRILPPTGPLRTIAGCDISFNKFEETVYAGIVVLDLETLETIDEAGVVSTATFPYVPGLLSFREIPSLLEAWAKLTTEPDVVMFDGQGIAHPRRIGIASHGGLFLNRPTFGCAKSVLVGKYNEPAPERGSWSPMTHYRDVVGAALRTKNRVNPVYVSPGHLIDLETAIALTLRCDGKYRLPEPTRRAHNLVNTLRRNGSPYQQTTQPS; from the coding sequence ATGGCCTCCTACGAACTGCTGCATCCCTGGACCGACATAAGCCCTGCCGACGCCGTTGCGCTTCAGCAGCAGCTACGGTCGCAGGTTCGAATCCTGCCACCCACCGGGCCACTGCGCACCATTGCAGGCTGCGATATTTCGTTCAACAAGTTTGAAGAAACCGTGTACGCAGGCATTGTAGTGCTGGATTTGGAAACGCTCGAAACCATCGACGAAGCAGGCGTTGTCAGCACGGCTACGTTTCCCTATGTGCCGGGGCTGCTATCGTTTCGGGAGATACCGTCGCTGCTCGAAGCCTGGGCCAAACTAACGACCGAACCCGACGTAGTGATGTTCGATGGGCAAGGCATAGCCCACCCGCGCCGAATCGGAATTGCGTCGCACGGGGGGCTGTTTCTGAACCGGCCTACGTTCGGCTGCGCCAAATCGGTGCTGGTGGGTAAGTACAACGAACCCGCTCCCGAGCGCGGTAGCTGGTCGCCCATGACGCATTACCGCGATGTGGTTGGGGCAGCTTTGCGGACCAAAAACCGGGTCAATCCAGTATACGTGTCGCCGGGCCATCTGATTGATTTGGAAACAGCCATTGCGCTCACGCTACGCTGCGATGGTAAATACAGACTTCCCGAACCTACGCGCCGGGCGCATAATTTGGTAAATACGTTACGGCGCAATGGTAGCCCGTATCAACAGACAACTCAACCATCATGA
- a CDS encoding sugar phosphate isomerase/epimerase family protein, translating to MNRRQSLTALTTVAGTTLLPDITQGMPTAAQPFTLCLNMSTIRGHKLGLVSELETAAKAGFRSVEIWMDTYQNYLKTGTAADLRKRLGDLGITVENTIGFAPWIVDDAAARAKGLDQLKREMDLLAQIGCKRTAAPSIGAQTPDAPVIDLYKAAERYRAILELGDQTGVVPQLELWGFSKNLNKLSEVMFVAIESGHPSARVLLDIYHLYKGGSSPASLPLAGKPGIEIFHVNDYPANLPRTAITDADRVFPGDGVAPIRETLNIIKDPTKPIVLSLEVFNKTYYAQPADVVAKTAFQKMQAMAANS from the coding sequence ATGAACCGTCGCCAGTCTCTTACTGCTCTTACCACCGTGGCCGGTACAACCCTTCTGCCCGACATTACCCAGGGCATGCCAACAGCCGCCCAGCCGTTTACGCTTTGCCTGAACATGAGTACCATTCGAGGGCATAAACTCGGATTAGTGAGCGAACTGGAAACAGCCGCCAAAGCCGGATTTCGGTCGGTCGAGATTTGGATGGATACGTACCAGAATTACCTCAAAACCGGTACAGCCGCCGACCTTCGCAAACGGCTCGGCGATCTGGGCATAACGGTAGAAAATACCATTGGCTTTGCTCCGTGGATTGTAGACGACGCTGCCGCCCGCGCCAAAGGTCTCGATCAGCTCAAACGAGAAATGGACCTGCTGGCGCAAATTGGCTGCAAGCGTACAGCCGCCCCCTCTATCGGTGCCCAAACACCCGACGCTCCGGTCATCGACCTCTACAAAGCGGCAGAACGTTACCGCGCCATCCTCGAACTCGGCGACCAAACCGGCGTGGTGCCGCAGTTAGAACTGTGGGGTTTCTCGAAAAACCTGAATAAACTGAGCGAGGTGATGTTTGTAGCGATTGAAAGCGGCCACCCTTCGGCGCGGGTGTTGCTCGACATTTACCACCTCTACAAAGGCGGCTCCAGCCCGGCCAGTTTGCCATTGGCGGGTAAGCCCGGCATTGAAATCTTTCACGTGAACGATTATCCTGCCAACCTGCCCCGCACCGCCATTACCGACGCCGACCGCGTGTTTCCGGGCGATGGTGTTGCGCCCATCCGCGAGACGCTCAATATTATTAAAGACCCGACAAAGCCCATCGTCCTTTCGCTCGAAGTTTTTAACAAGACCTACTACGCCCAACCCGCCGACGTGGTGGCAAAAACGGCGTTCCAGAAAATGCAGGCAATGGCCGCTAACAGTTGA
- a CDS encoding saccharopine dehydrogenase family protein, which yields MTTNQFLLYGANGYTARLILEKAALFGLTPVLAGRSEAKLRPLAEQHGLTYRVADLNDHTALDRALADLPVVLHCAGPFSQTAAPMQEACLRTRTHYLDITGEVAVFEHGQTLDRAAKEQNILLMSGVGFDVVPTDCIARYLHEQLPDATHLQLAFLNDGGGISHGTAQTALENAGAGSLIRQNGRLVSVPTAHKTLTIDFGVGEPRSCMSIPWGDLSTAYHTTGIPNIDTFIGSSAGQIRLAKAGNLLGGLLKNRMVQNFLRQQLTKRISGPNEVTRQHARTHVWGRVTNAGGQTIEARLHGPEGYTLTAEAALLITKKVMAGQWQAGYQTPAGLYGADLILEIPNVTRMHPTPSP from the coding sequence ATGACAACGAACCAATTTTTGCTATATGGAGCCAACGGGTATACAGCCCGGCTCATTCTTGAAAAAGCGGCCCTGTTTGGGCTAACACCCGTTCTGGCGGGCCGTAGCGAAGCCAAACTCCGCCCATTGGCTGAGCAACACGGCCTTACGTACCGAGTGGCCGACCTCAACGACCACACCGCCCTCGACCGGGCATTGGCCGACCTGCCGGTAGTGTTGCATTGTGCCGGGCCGTTTTCGCAGACGGCTGCCCCCATGCAGGAAGCCTGCCTGCGTACCCGAACGCATTATTTGGACATTACGGGCGAGGTGGCCGTTTTTGAGCACGGTCAAACCCTCGACCGGGCGGCTAAAGAGCAAAATATTCTACTCATGTCGGGCGTGGGTTTCGACGTGGTGCCTACTGATTGCATTGCCCGTTACCTGCATGAGCAATTACCCGATGCCACACACCTGCAACTGGCTTTTCTGAACGACGGCGGGGGAATTTCACACGGCACCGCCCAAACGGCACTCGAAAACGCGGGGGCTGGCAGTCTGATCCGGCAAAACGGACGGTTGGTATCCGTACCGACCGCTCATAAAACGCTCACCATCGATTTTGGCGTGGGTGAACCACGCAGTTGTATGAGCATTCCGTGGGGCGACCTGTCAACCGCCTATCACACCACCGGAATTCCAAACATTGACACCTTTATCGGCTCGTCGGCGGGGCAGATTCGGCTGGCAAAAGCGGGCAACCTGCTGGGCGGGTTACTCAAAAACAGGATGGTGCAGAATTTCCTCCGTCAGCAACTCACCAAGCGCATCAGCGGCCCCAACGAAGTTACGCGTCAGCACGCCCGAACGCACGTGTGGGGCCGAGTCACCAACGCAGGCGGGCAAACTATAGAAGCACGGCTCCACGGACCCGAAGGGTATACGCTCACTGCCGAAGCCGCTCTGCTCATCACAAAAAAAGTAATGGCCGGACAGTGGCAGGCTGGTTATCAAACGCCCGCCGGGCTATACGGTGCTGATTTAATACTGGAAATTCCAAACGTGACACGGATGCACCCCACCCCCTCTCCTTAA
- a CDS encoding SDR family oxidoreductase yields MNQSLWTLNGQRALVTGGTKGIGEAVVRQFLDLGASVFLVARDNNRLQAQLADYRQQGHSVDGMAADLSQPNAVAEVVSALSDHWGALDILVNNVGSNIRKPTVAYTPDEYDYVLNTNLRSAYALTQAAYPLLRASGDAKVVMVSSVSGLTHTSSGSLYGMTKAAMLQLTRNLAVEWAGDNIRVNAVAPWYIRTPLAAPVLNNPEKLAGILARTPMNRIGEPHEVASVVSFLAMPASGYVTGQTISADGGLLAWGF; encoded by the coding sequence ATGAATCAATCTCTCTGGACCCTCAACGGGCAACGCGCCCTCGTTACGGGCGGCACAAAAGGCATTGGCGAAGCTGTTGTCCGACAGTTTCTCGACCTCGGCGCATCGGTTTTCCTCGTAGCCCGCGACAACAACCGGCTACAAGCCCAACTCGCCGACTATCGGCAACAGGGCCACTCGGTCGATGGCATGGCCGCCGACCTCAGCCAGCCCAATGCCGTAGCGGAGGTCGTATCCGCCCTAAGCGACCACTGGGGTGCGCTCGACATCCTGGTGAACAACGTTGGCAGCAACATCCGCAAACCAACCGTTGCATACACACCCGACGAGTACGACTACGTACTGAACACAAACCTCCGTTCGGCCTACGCGCTCACGCAGGCGGCTTACCCGCTGTTGCGGGCGTCGGGCGATGCAAAGGTGGTGATGGTATCGTCGGTATCGGGCCTGACCCACACCAGCAGCGGGTCGCTGTATGGCATGACCAAAGCGGCTATGCTGCAACTGACGCGCAATCTTGCCGTTGAGTGGGCTGGCGATAACATCCGGGTCAATGCCGTGGCTCCGTGGTACATACGAACCCCATTGGCCGCCCCCGTGCTGAATAATCCCGAAAAATTGGCTGGCATTCTGGCCCGCACGCCCATGAACCGCATCGGCGAACCGCACGAAGTGGCATCGGTAGTGTCGTTTCTGGCGATGCCTGCCTCGGGCTACGTAACCGGGCAAACCATTTCGGCTGATGGCGGACTGCTGGCGTGGGGATTTTAA